The Enteractinococcus fodinae genome has a segment encoding these proteins:
- a CDS encoding chorismate mutase, whose product MTYDSTASSLTGTTDPAILEELLAIRSSIDNIDATLVYLLAERFKCTQKVGKLKAEHDLPPSDPEREKAQIKRLHALSQDADLDPAFAEKFLNFIIDEVIRHHKAISQERP is encoded by the coding sequence ATGACTTACGATTCGACTGCGTCTTCGTTGACGGGCACCACCGATCCGGCGATCCTTGAAGAACTGTTGGCCATCCGCTCTAGCATCGACAATATTGATGCCACGCTGGTGTATTTATTAGCTGAGCGGTTCAAATGCACTCAAAAGGTGGGCAAACTCAAAGCCGAGCACGACTTACCGCCCAGCGACCCCGAACGCGAAAAGGCTCAAATCAAGCGGCTCCACGCCCTGAGCCAAGACGCAGATCTAGATCCCGCATTCGCCGAGAAGTTCCTGAACTTCATCATCGACGAGGTCATCCGCCACCACAAGGCCATCTCTCAGGAGCGTCCTTGA
- a CDS encoding HNH endonuclease signature motif containing protein has product MEIPTVLPPLGEPVSTDLLNLAALDDASFGEILHAATLLTRIVTQQIADPQTYHQVATFADANGADWSGFQPPSEQANLLKEPPSDNSPTGTAEDTTQPPPTAPAAPDNYCDTLPAIGHMLSQLTRYQEVNLTHFSRYLEASMKEQRSYLGTPYKDSHFKDAIDYLVETMRISRHSARKIVRRGVYFAPRPGTDPQLRSGQPVFNGLAKSLAAGRLPIENADKIIALDEDLTKYSEKTHQPAERKDLALQAFESTLIEAGEAATPDELSKTKHRWLNHIAHWVCPDGPSPAQAMAKQADNELRMREHADGSATYSMHATTEASAVFKNFMLHQLNFNGSPVKIPEKVFSLLNTFKTARDAQDPPSRPENSQAETGADDQPTGGSFKSGTSTVQRDSSEPRVEERGPENETKCATGRTGATYSAGEVLGPIDTWDTTPDLDDVVAEDSNGEPVSAREVDLLDHMTTGQRLGTILVSLFYNMVSLDPGLLGAKKAHGASAQLMIVQDIETAYETLGLEQIPEAARRPRGSPGLQTSVIKRPNPDEPEKRAWTPYQSEAVNIGPIHPRDAEILACSSDLVGQIWDGPDTVLQQKRAQRFFTLAQRRAILARDKGCQAPGCAIPAVNCAIHHIKEWFEGGMTDETNGVTLCPRHHAAVHNGKWVIRRHEGLLFFQPAPWLDPTQPLLRNIYWNI; this is encoded by the coding sequence ATGGAGATACCGACGGTCCTACCGCCCCTAGGTGAGCCGGTCTCTACCGATTTGCTGAATCTGGCAGCCTTGGACGACGCTAGCTTCGGAGAAATTCTGCACGCTGCCACACTCCTGACTCGTATTGTCACCCAGCAAATTGCTGATCCGCAGACCTATCATCAGGTAGCCACGTTCGCTGATGCAAACGGAGCTGATTGGTCAGGATTCCAGCCGCCCTCAGAGCAGGCTAACCTTCTTAAAGAGCCGCCGTCGGATAACTCACCTACTGGCACAGCTGAGGACACAACACAGCCACCGCCGACAGCACCAGCCGCGCCCGATAACTATTGCGATACGCTGCCAGCCATTGGGCATATGTTGAGTCAGTTGACGCGGTATCAAGAAGTGAATTTGACGCACTTTTCGAGGTACCTCGAGGCTTCGATGAAAGAGCAGCGAAGTTATTTAGGCACACCGTATAAAGATAGCCATTTTAAAGATGCCATTGACTATCTAGTAGAAACCATGCGCATCTCGCGACATTCGGCGCGTAAGATCGTTCGACGGGGTGTGTATTTCGCTCCGCGGCCTGGTACTGATCCGCAGCTTCGGTCTGGGCAGCCTGTTTTCAATGGTCTTGCCAAGTCATTGGCGGCAGGCCGGCTGCCCATAGAGAATGCCGACAAGATCATCGCGCTGGATGAAGATCTCACGAAGTATTCAGAGAAAACCCACCAGCCAGCGGAGCGGAAAGACCTCGCACTTCAAGCCTTCGAATCAACGCTGATTGAAGCCGGAGAAGCTGCCACCCCTGACGAGCTCTCAAAAACAAAGCACCGCTGGCTCAACCATATTGCTCACTGGGTCTGCCCAGACGGTCCGTCCCCGGCCCAAGCGATGGCGAAACAGGCCGATAACGAATTGCGTATGCGGGAACACGCGGACGGTAGCGCTACGTATTCGATGCATGCCACAACAGAGGCATCAGCGGTTTTCAAGAACTTCATGTTGCACCAACTCAACTTCAACGGCAGCCCGGTGAAAATCCCGGAGAAGGTGTTCAGTTTATTAAACACCTTCAAAACAGCCCGAGACGCCCAGGATCCCCCGAGCCGCCCAGAGAACTCGCAAGCTGAGACGGGTGCAGATGATCAGCCCACCGGCGGAAGCTTTAAATCAGGCACCTCCACGGTCCAAAGAGATTCCTCCGAACCTCGTGTCGAAGAACGAGGCCCAGAAAATGAGACGAAGTGCGCCACGGGACGAACTGGGGCGACCTATAGTGCCGGAGAAGTCCTCGGACCAATCGATACTTGGGACACCACCCCGGATTTAGACGATGTCGTAGCCGAAGATTCAAATGGTGAACCTGTCAGCGCCCGAGAAGTAGACCTCCTGGACCATATGACCACTGGACAGCGGCTAGGCACGATCCTAGTAAGCCTGTTTTATAACATGGTGTCTTTAGATCCTGGACTTCTAGGGGCTAAGAAAGCGCATGGGGCCTCGGCGCAACTGATGATTGTGCAAGATATTGAGACGGCCTACGAAACTCTCGGTCTCGAACAAATTCCAGAGGCCGCTCGAAGACCGCGAGGCTCGCCAGGTCTCCAGACCTCGGTTATAAAACGTCCCAATCCAGACGAACCAGAGAAACGGGCTTGGACCCCGTATCAATCTGAAGCTGTGAATATTGGACCGATTCATCCAAGGGATGCGGAAATTCTCGCGTGCAGTAGTGATCTGGTCGGCCAAATATGGGACGGCCCAGACACGGTTCTACAGCAGAAACGAGCACAAAGATTCTTTACGCTCGCCCAACGCCGTGCCATCCTTGCAAGGGACAAGGGGTGCCAAGCACCCGGGTGTGCCATCCCAGCGGTCAACTGCGCCATCCACCACATCAAAGAATGGTTTGAAGGTGGCATGACCGACGAGACGAATGGCGTGACTTTGTGTCCCCGCCACCACGCCGCCGTGCATAACGGAAAGTGGGTTATCCGGCGACACGAGGGACTGCTGTTCTTTCAGCCGGCACCCTGGCTGGACCCCACCCAACCACTGCTCCGCAACATCTATTGGAATATCTAA
- the mnmA gene encoding tRNA 2-thiouridine(34) synthase MnmA — MKVLAAMSGGVDSAVAAARAVDAGHDVVGVHLALSRMPGTLRTGSRGCCTIEDASDAWRACEKLGIPYYTWDFSERFQEEVVDDFIEEYAAGRTPNPCMRCNERIKFAALLERALALGFDAVVTGHYAKVIENDNGELELHRAADDAKDQSYVLGVLTAEQLKHSMFPLGDTPSKEMVRAEAAERGLSVAQKPDSHDICFIPDGDTRGWLEEKIDMQDGPILDTEGEEVGTHPGAQAFTIGQRRGLAIGKPAEDGKPRFVLEIRPKENTVVVGSREMLAVDRITGIRPSWAGAPLAEEATGAWFDCRVQVRAHAEPVPGRARVTTGDVDGDTDVVWEIELDDTITGVAPGQTAVLYQGTRVLGQVTIHKSINAERLAHV; from the coding sequence TTGAAGGTTTTAGCCGCTATGTCAGGTGGTGTGGATTCAGCAGTTGCCGCCGCACGCGCCGTCGATGCCGGCCATGATGTCGTAGGCGTGCACCTCGCGTTGTCCCGGATGCCCGGCACGCTGCGCACCGGCTCGCGCGGGTGCTGCACCATCGAAGACGCCTCAGATGCCTGGCGTGCTTGCGAAAAGCTCGGCATCCCCTACTACACTTGGGATTTCTCCGAACGGTTCCAAGAAGAAGTCGTTGATGACTTCATCGAAGAATACGCCGCCGGCCGCACCCCCAACCCTTGCATGCGCTGTAATGAACGTATCAAATTCGCGGCACTGCTCGAACGCGCCCTGGCCCTGGGCTTCGACGCCGTCGTGACCGGGCATTACGCCAAGGTCATTGAAAACGACAACGGCGAGCTGGAACTCCACCGTGCCGCCGACGACGCCAAAGATCAGTCCTACGTGCTGGGCGTGCTGACCGCCGAGCAGCTCAAACACTCGATGTTTCCGCTGGGAGATACTCCCTCGAAGGAAATGGTTCGCGCCGAGGCCGCAGAACGCGGCCTGTCGGTTGCCCAGAAGCCTGACTCGCACGACATCTGCTTCATCCCCGACGGGGACACTCGCGGCTGGCTGGAAGAAAAAATCGACATGCAAGATGGTCCGATCCTCGACACCGAGGGCGAGGAAGTCGGCACGCATCCTGGCGCACAAGCCTTTACCATCGGCCAGCGCCGCGGACTTGCCATTGGCAAACCCGCAGAGGACGGCAAGCCGCGTTTCGTATTAGAAATCCGTCCCAAGGAAAACACCGTCGTGGTCGGGTCCCGCGAAATGCTCGCTGTAGACCGCATCACCGGTATCCGCCCATCCTGGGCTGGAGCTCCACTGGCCGAAGAAGCCACCGGTGCATGGTTCGACTGCCGCGTGCAAGTTCGGGCTCACGCCGAGCCGGTGCCCGGCCGCGCACGCGTCACCACCGGTGATGTCGATGGCGACACGGATGTCGTATGGGAGATTGAGCTCGATGACACCATCACAGGCGTTGCGCCTGGTCAGACAGCTGTCCTGTACCAAGGTACGCGTGTGCTTGGTCAGGTAACCATTCACAAGTCGATCAACGCTGAACGTCTGGCGCACGTCTAA